In one window of Deinococcus aquiradiocola DNA:
- a CDS encoding YggS family pyridoxal phosphate enzyme, with translation MSLQDVLREIRAAEVDAGRAPGSARLVAVSKGHTLDEIRASVLTHAALQAGGFPLAENRGQELRDKVAVTQGGVTQGAGAQAWPPLEWHFIGPVQRNKVKYLRAVTLVHTIETAEQAQAIAAAAEGWGRAPDVLLQVHNGEAQKHGVSTEDLPALLREVRGTGLTVRGLMVMAPYDDPQGAERVFAQTALHAQTLGLPELSMGMSDDFPAAIRHGATLVRVGRRLFTPASGVDRAGAQDAGRAGNGGAPDLS, from the coding sequence GTGAGCCTGCAGGACGTGCTGCGCGAGATCCGCGCGGCGGAGGTGGACGCGGGCCGCGCGCCCGGCTCGGCGCGGCTGGTGGCGGTCAGCAAGGGGCACACCCTGGACGAGATCCGTGCGTCCGTCCTGACGCACGCGGCCCTGCAGGCGGGCGGCTTCCCGCTCGCGGAGAACCGCGGGCAGGAGCTGCGCGACAAGGTGGCCGTCACGCAGGGTGGCGTCACCCAGGGCGCAGGGGCGCAGGCGTGGCCGCCGCTGGAGTGGCATTTCATCGGGCCGGTGCAGCGCAACAAGGTCAAGTACCTGCGCGCCGTGACGCTCGTACACACCATCGAGACGGCCGAGCAGGCGCAGGCCATCGCGGCGGCCGCCGAAGGCTGGGGGCGCGCGCCGGACGTGCTGCTGCAGGTCCACAACGGCGAGGCGCAGAAGCACGGCGTGAGCACCGAAGACCTGCCCGCCCTGCTGCGCGAGGTGCGCGGCACGGGCCTCACCGTGCGCGGCCTGATGGTCATGGCCCCCTACGACGACCCGCAGGGCGCCGAGCGGGTGTTCGCGCAGACGGCCCTGCACGCGCAGACGCTGGGCCTGCCGGAACTGAGCATGGGCATGAGCGACGACTTTCCCGCCGCGATCCGGCACGGTGCGACGCTGGTGCGGGTGGGGCGGCGACTGTTCACACCCGCGTCCGGCGTGGACCGGGCCGGTGCCCAGGACGCGGGCCGGGCGGGGAACGGGGGAGCGCCGGATTTGAGCTAA
- a CDS encoding DivIVA domain-containing protein, producing MKYTPLDVRHQEFPGAMGGYKRLDVRTFLNELADDFEELLQSRQELNERLALMEGRLAEYRQSEDDLRRAVVSAERIAQELRENARKEAELITTQAEAYRDSVTQQANARSVGLEARHEARTGELEMAHRARSTELEAAHQGRSTQLEASYRARFSDLEAQYHRRHRELEQGLAARTAHLESVFSQRHNELTTLLSRARDEQGQFVAQYRALVASFYELASRHAQPEGSPLPTELPQGTAVPLPEGTQSLLPPAPNEPVSALSAATPDAPEDGEDRSAVARVTEQQFV from the coding sequence GTGAAGTACACCCCACTGGACGTGCGACACCAGGAATTCCCTGGTGCGATGGGTGGCTACAAGCGGCTCGATGTCCGCACCTTCCTGAACGAACTGGCGGACGACTTCGAGGAACTGCTGCAGAGTCGGCAGGAACTCAACGAGCGCCTCGCCCTGATGGAAGGGCGACTGGCCGAGTACCGCCAGTCGGAGGACGACCTGCGGCGCGCCGTGGTGAGTGCCGAACGCATCGCGCAGGAACTCCGCGAGAACGCCCGCAAGGAAGCGGAACTCATCACCACGCAGGCCGAAGCGTACCGCGACAGCGTGACGCAGCAGGCGAACGCCCGCTCGGTGGGCCTGGAAGCCCGCCACGAGGCGCGCACCGGCGAGCTGGAAATGGCGCACCGTGCCCGCAGCACTGAACTGGAAGCCGCGCACCAGGGGCGCAGCACGCAGCTGGAAGCCAGCTACCGGGCGCGCTTCTCGGACCTGGAAGCGCAGTACCACCGCCGTCACCGTGAGCTGGAGCAGGGCCTCGCGGCCCGCACGGCGCACCTGGAGTCGGTGTTCAGCCAGCGGCACAACGAGCTGACGACGCTGCTGTCCCGCGCGCGGGACGAACAGGGGCAGTTCGTGGCGCAGTACCGGGCACTCGTCGCGTCGTTCTACGAGCTGGCGTCCCGGCACGCGCAGCCGGAAGGTTCTCCCCTGCCGACCGAGCTGCCTCAGGGCACGGCGGTGCCGCTGCCGGAAGGGACGCAGAGTCTCCTGCCGCCCGCGCCGAACGAGCCGGTCAGCGCCCTGAGCGCCGCCACGCCCGACGCACCCGAGGACGGCGAGGACCGTTCCGCCGTGGCGCGCGTCACCGAGCAGCAGTTCGTCTGA
- a CDS encoding dynamin family protein produces the protein MLVTEPVQALLTRERTLLSDLQAYLQAQGAPAEAVTQARQALQNLDESFLLVVVGEFNAGKSSFVNALLGETVLPEGVTPTTDRIYVLVHGEKGEPEATADPFVVRLRVPIAALDGVALVDTPGTNAIVRQHQVLTEGFLPRADLLLFLTSADRPFTESERQFLSLAARWGRAVVMVVNKADLLETPEQRAEVRAFVEAGARAELNLTPPVYLVSARREQRAAQTGGDEGFRALRDALQARLGERERTRLKLTGPLNAAAEILGGEERRASAARDTLRADLDTLSSLEAQRQRHHETMQGELDGQLNRVGRLLAEFEARADKFIDSTLRIGNFRQLVNSRGLETQFREQAIADLPQAIERQFATMVDRFVESNLHFWEDVQTFLLRRQPSQDIARTRFSYDRHALVEGIAGSASRHLSEVTEAQLTRQLAADTEDAMKGVVGLGAGGVGVGVIGAVLAGTLALDFTFIFSGLAIGSLGLLILPARRLQALRELRVRVAELRASLEGVVRREYEREQERADARLRDAMSPFTRFIEGEQVRLQEAEGQAARLRADITALKGQVDALG, from the coding sequence ATGCTCGTCACTGAACCGGTGCAGGCCCTCCTCACGCGTGAACGCACGCTGCTCTCCGACCTGCAGGCGTACCTCCAGGCGCAGGGCGCGCCTGCCGAGGCGGTCACGCAGGCCCGGCAGGCCCTGCAGAACCTCGACGAGAGCTTCCTGCTGGTCGTGGTCGGTGAGTTCAACGCCGGGAAGTCCAGCTTCGTGAATGCCCTGCTGGGCGAGACGGTCCTGCCGGAAGGCGTGACGCCCACCACGGACCGCATCTACGTCCTCGTGCACGGCGAGAAGGGCGAGCCGGAAGCGACCGCCGACCCCTTCGTGGTGCGGCTGCGCGTGCCGATCGCGGCGCTGGACGGCGTGGCGCTGGTGGACACGCCCGGCACGAACGCCATCGTGCGGCAGCACCAGGTGCTGACGGAAGGTTTCCTGCCGCGCGCGGACCTGCTGCTGTTCCTGACGAGCGCCGACCGGCCCTTCACGGAGTCCGAACGGCAGTTCCTGAGCCTCGCGGCCCGCTGGGGGCGCGCCGTGGTGATGGTCGTCAACAAGGCCGACCTGCTGGAAACGCCCGAGCAGCGCGCGGAAGTGCGGGCCTTCGTGGAGGCGGGCGCGCGCGCCGAACTGAACCTCACGCCGCCCGTGTACCTCGTGTCCGCCCGGCGTGAACAGCGGGCCGCGCAGACGGGCGGCGACGAGGGCTTCCGCGCCCTGCGTGACGCGCTGCAGGCACGGCTGGGCGAGCGGGAACGCACGCGGCTGAAACTCACCGGCCCCCTGAACGCCGCCGCCGAGATCCTGGGCGGCGAGGAACGCCGCGCGTCCGCCGCACGCGACACCCTCAGGGCCGACCTCGACACGCTCTCCAGCCTCGAAGCGCAGCGCCAGCGGCACCACGAGACCATGCAGGGCGAACTGGACGGACAGCTGAACCGCGTGGGCCGCCTGCTGGCCGAGTTCGAGGCACGCGCCGACAAGTTCATCGACTCCACCCTGCGCATCGGGAACTTCCGGCAGCTCGTGAACTCGCGCGGCCTGGAGACGCAGTTCCGGGAGCAGGCCATCGCGGACCTACCGCAGGCCATCGAACGGCAGTTCGCGACGATGGTGGACCGCTTCGTGGAATCCAACCTGCACTTCTGGGAGGACGTGCAGACCTTCCTGCTGCGCCGCCAGCCGTCCCAGGACATCGCCCGTACCCGCTTCTCGTACGACCGGCACGCCCTGGTGGAAGGCATCGCGGGCAGCGCCAGCCGTCACCTGTCCGAGGTGACGGAAGCGCAGCTCACGCGGCAGCTCGCGGCCGACACCGAGGACGCCATGAAGGGCGTGGTGGGGCTCGGTGCGGGCGGCGTGGGCGTCGGCGTGATCGGCGCGGTGCTCGCGGGCACGCTCGCGCTCGACTTCACGTTCATCTTCAGCGGGCTCGCCATCGGCAGCCTGGGCCTGCTGATCCTCCCGGCCCGGCGCCTGCAGGCCCTGCGTGAACTGCGGGTGCGCGTGGCGGAACTGCGGGCGTCGCTGGAGGGCGTCGTGCGGCGCGAGTACGAGCGCGAACAGGAACGCGCCGACGCGCGCCTGCGGGACGCCATGAGCCCCTTCACGCGCTTTATCGAGGGCGAACAGGTGCGGCTGCAGGAGGCCGAGGGGCAGGCCGCCCGCCTGCGCGCCGACATCACGGCCCTCAAAGGTCAGGTGGACGCCCTCGGCTGA
- the ftsA gene encoding cell division protein FtsA, protein MKDNLITVGLDIGTTKITTVIGEIAADGSVDIIGEGTVPSEGIKRGAVVNLERTTAAIRNSVAAAERVSGVKVTNAYVSVAGNHAKALTSHGLAAIRRSQEITVSDVERSIENARAVPLDPNFEVIHAIPQEYVVDGQEGIKSPVGMHGVRLEVDVHIVAGSVGPLANLRRCVQEAGLQVRGLVLESLASGTAVLDASERDQTVVVIDMGGGTTDVGVFKRGNLSHSACIPIGGDHVTTDLAQILKIPLEEAENVKRKYGAALPELADPDLMLEITNASGSTHAISAFDLSRIIKPRIAEIYGMVRDEIDRELGPVELIASGVVLTGGGSLLRGVSELARERFRLPVRVGRPRGMGGLTDIVAGPVHAAAVGLVLYAAQEQMHPVGTAAQAQPANGSGSPYVRPAPTPIEYDLTPPPVDETPTPTPKPAPTPKPPRAPRNPDEKTLVDKVKDFFKDWI, encoded by the coding sequence ATGAAGGACAACCTGATCACTGTCGGTCTGGACATCGGCACCACGAAGATCACCACTGTGATAGGCGAAATCGCTGCCGACGGCAGCGTGGACATCATCGGCGAAGGAACCGTGCCCAGCGAGGGCATCAAGCGCGGCGCGGTCGTGAACCTGGAACGCACCACCGCCGCCATCCGCAACTCGGTCGCGGCGGCCGAACGCGTCAGCGGCGTCAAGGTCACGAACGCGTACGTCAGCGTCGCGGGCAACCACGCCAAGGCCCTCACCAGCCACGGGCTGGCCGCCATCCGGCGCAGCCAGGAGATCACGGTCTCCGACGTGGAACGCAGCATCGAGAACGCCCGCGCCGTGCCGCTCGACCCGAACTTCGAAGTCATTCACGCCATCCCCCAGGAGTACGTGGTGGACGGGCAGGAAGGCATCAAGAGCCCGGTCGGCATGCACGGCGTGCGCCTCGAAGTGGACGTGCACATCGTCGCCGGAAGTGTCGGCCCGCTCGCGAACCTGCGCCGCTGCGTGCAGGAGGCGGGCCTGCAGGTGCGCGGCCTCGTGCTGGAATCCCTCGCGTCCGGCACGGCCGTCCTCGACGCGTCCGAACGCGACCAGACGGTCGTCGTGATCGACATGGGCGGCGGCACCACCGACGTCGGCGTGTTCAAGCGCGGGAACCTCTCGCACTCCGCCTGCATCCCCATCGGCGGGGACCACGTCACCACCGACCTCGCGCAGATCCTCAAGATTCCGCTGGAGGAGGCCGAGAACGTCAAACGCAAGTACGGCGCGGCCCTCCCGGAACTCGCCGACCCGGACCTGATGCTGGAGATCACGAACGCGTCCGGCAGCACGCACGCCATCAGCGCCTTCGACCTGTCGCGCATCATCAAGCCGCGCATCGCCGAGATCTACGGCATGGTGCGCGACGAGATCGACCGTGAGCTCGGGCCGGTGGAACTCATCGCGAGCGGTGTCGTCCTCACGGGCGGCGGGAGCCTGCTGCGCGGCGTGTCGGAACTCGCCCGCGAACGCTTCCGCCTCCCGGTCCGCGTGGGCCGCCCGCGCGGCATGGGCGGCCTGACGGACATCGTGGCCGGACCCGTGCACGCCGCCGCCGTGGGCCTCGTGCTGTACGCCGCGCAGGAGCAGATGCACCCGGTCGGCACGGCCGCGCAGGCCCAGCCCGCCAACGGCAGCGGCTCCCCGTACGTGCGTCCGGCCCCCACGCCGATCGAGTACGACCTCACACCCCCCCCGGTGGACGAGACACCCACCCCCACCCCGAAGCCCGCACCGACACCCAAACCGCCCAGGGCGCCCCGCAACCCGGACGAGAAGACGCTGGTGGACAAGGTCAAGGACTTCTTCAAAGACTGGATCTGA
- a CDS encoding cell division protein FtsQ/DivIB, with the protein MKGPEAPTRAARPARRLWLALLATVLVLAVLAASWFLLPVRTVTVTGNRHLSAEQVQALAGLTPPFALTARPGGWLYYGAWRARGLRQSPWVASAQIVRRFPGSVEVNVQERVPAAQWQKPDGTLVAIAWDGKVLPGAPLGGPLLVGWGPDRLPVARRLAQAFGRYNVQSVRYTPSGFTVQTAAGTAWSGNLGSLLKYSGSVKMFAGKHINIYPWGVSVQQ; encoded by the coding sequence GTGAAGGGACCGGAAGCGCCCACGCGCGCCGCCCGTCCCGCCCGCCGCCTGTGGCTGGCCCTGCTCGCCACCGTCCTCGTGCTGGCCGTCCTGGCCGCCTCGTGGTTCCTGCTGCCCGTCCGGACCGTCACCGTGACCGGCAACCGTCACCTGAGCGCCGAGCAGGTCCAGGCGCTCGCGGGCCTCACCCCGCCCTTCGCCCTGACTGCCCGGCCCGGCGGGTGGCTGTACTACGGCGCGTGGCGCGCACGTGGCCTGCGGCAGTCGCCGTGGGTGGCGTCCGCGCAGATCGTGCGCCGCTTTCCCGGCAGCGTCGAGGTGAACGTGCAGGAGCGCGTCCCGGCCGCCCAGTGGCAGAAGCCGGACGGGACCCTCGTGGCGATCGCCTGGGACGGCAAGGTGCTGCCCGGCGCGCCGCTCGGCGGGCCGCTCCTCGTCGGGTGGGGACCGGACCGCCTGCCCGTCGCGAGGCGGCTCGCGCAGGCGTTTGGACGTTACAATGTGCAATCGGTCCGGTACACGCCCTCAGGCTTCACCGTGCAAACGGCGGCAGGGACGGCGTGGAGCGGGAATCTCGGTTCCTTGCTTAAGTATTCGGGCAGTGTCAAGATGTTTGCTGGAAAGCACATCAATATTTATCCCTGGGGGGTGAGCGTCCAGCAATGA
- a CDS encoding UDP-N-acetylmuramate dehydrogenase, with protein sequence MSVTGAGVRREAIGRYTTLGVGGEAEVWTVTDHAQLAEAMSAPYRILGGGSNLVVADEGLTERVIRLAGQFASTDLTPDPERSGPEHGDPDGLVTGWVGGGVPLPGLLRKLQRLGYSNLEGTVGIPAQLGGAIWMNAGTRFGETFDGLHSLEIVSPEGTRVVTPDDLNWSYRDSGIPRNHIVTRARLRLRRSTPDAVQERMDAADTARKGQPKNRTPGCAFKNPTLPDGARAPAGRLIDEAGLKGSRAGNAMIAPEHANFIVNLGGATAADVHALLNLIRERVGVPMELEYELWP encoded by the coding sequence GTGAGCGTGACGGGCGCGGGCGTGCGCCGCGAGGCGATCGGGCGGTACACCACGCTCGGCGTGGGCGGCGAGGCCGAAGTGTGGACCGTCACGGACCACGCGCAGCTCGCGGAGGCCATGAGCGCCCCGTACCGCATCCTGGGCGGCGGCAGCAACCTCGTCGTGGCGGACGAGGGCCTCACGGAGCGGGTCATTCGCCTCGCGGGGCAGTTCGCGAGCACCGACCTGACGCCCGACCCGGAACGCAGCGGCCCGGAGCACGGCGACCCGGACGGCCTCGTGACCGGCTGGGTGGGCGGCGGCGTGCCCCTGCCCGGCCTGCTCCGCAAACTCCAGCGGCTCGGCTACAGCAACCTGGAGGGCACGGTCGGCATTCCCGCGCAGCTCGGCGGGGCGATCTGGATGAACGCCGGGACGCGCTTCGGCGAGACCTTCGACGGCCTGCACTCGCTGGAGATCGTGTCGCCCGAAGGCACGCGCGTCGTCACGCCGGACGACCTGAACTGGTCGTACCGCGACAGCGGCATCCCCCGCAACCACATCGTGACGCGCGCCCGCCTGCGCCTGCGCCGCAGCACGCCGGACGCCGTGCAGGAACGCATGGACGCCGCCGACACCGCCCGCAAGGGCCAGCCCAAGAACCGCACACCCGGCTGCGCCTTCAAGAACCCCACCCTCCCGGACGGCGCGCGCGCCCCCGCGGGCCGCCTGATCGACGAGGCGGGCCTCAAGGGCAGCCGCGCCGGGAACGCCATGATCGCGCCGGAACACGCGAACTTCATCGTGAACCTCGGCGGGGCGACCGCCGCCGACGTGCACGCCCTGCTGAACCTGATCCGCGAGCGGGTCGGCGTGCCGATGGAACTGGAGTACGAACTGTGGCCGTGA